The sequence below is a genomic window from Paenibacillus silvisoli.
TTTCTTCTCGAGCCGCTCGATTTCTTCCTCGTCGAAGCCGACATAGACGGCGACCACGTTATCGGTCAGCGATTTCGCATAGCTGATCGACTGCAGGACGACCTTCGTGATGCCCGCGACCGGCACGACAATCGTGCTGCCTTTAAAGGCGGGCTTCTCGTGCTCGATGTCGATGCGCAGCTCGTCGGCCGTGTTCTGGTAGTGACGGTTGATTTTGAAGAAGCCGAAAATAACGATCGGGAGGAAGATGAACACCATCCACACTTGGCTAAACTTCGTGAAAATAAAGATCAGCGTAATGATCAGCGTCGTCAGCATGCCGATCGTGTTGACGATCAGACCGACGATCCAATTCGCCGGTTTCAACTTGATCCAGCGCACCATCATGCCCAGCTGGGACAGCGTGAACGGAATAAATACGCCGACCGCGTACAGCGGGATCAAGTTCTCGGTATCCCCGTGGAACGCCACGACGAGCAGCGCGGACAGAACGCCGAGAAAAATAATGCCGTTCGAGAAGCCGAGCCGGTCGCCGCGCACCATGAACGCGTGCGGCATGTACTTGTCCTTCGCGAGCATGAACGCCAGCAGCGGAAACGCGGAGTAAGCGGTGTTGGCCGCCAAGAACAGAATCAACGCGGTAACGCCCTGAATCGCGTAGTAGACTACGCCGCGACCGAACGTCGCATTGGCGATTTGGGACACGACCGTTTCCGTCGCGCTCGGCACGATGCCGTACCAGTACGCCAGCAAGCTGATGCCGATAAACATGGAGCCGAGAATCGCGCCCATCATGATCAGCGTCATCGCCGCGTTGCGTTCCGCCGGCTTCTTGAAGTTCGGGATCGCGTTCGATACCGCCTCGACCCCGGTCAGCGCCGAACAGCCCGAGCTGAACGCCTTCAGCAGCATGAACAGGCTGATGTTGGAGACCGCGGTTCCCAGCTCCGGCACATCGGCATGCACGCCGCCCGTCAGCAGCTTAAACACGCCGCCGATTATTAGAACGAAGATAGCCGCAACGAACAAGTAGACGGGGTAAGCCAGAACGGAGGCCGATTCCCCGATCCCCCGCAGGTTCATGACCGTCAAGAACACGATCATGATTAAGGCGATCATAACCCGATGGTCGTGCAGCGAAGGAAATGCCGACGTGATCGCATCGGTTCCCGCCGAGGAGCTAACGGCTACGGTCAAAATATAGTCGACCAGAAGGGAGCCGCCCGCCAGCAAGCCGGTAGATACGCCTAAATTATCTTTGGCCACGACATAAGCGCCGCCGCCTTTCGGATAAGCGAAAATCGTTTGACGGTACGAAATGATAAGAATCAATAATAGTCCGAGCACGGCGATGGAGATCGGTATGGAATACCAGACCGCGGCAAACCCGGCCGCCATAAGAACGAGCAAGATTTGCTCGGTACCGTACGCGACGGACGACAAGGCGTCGGACGACAGCACGGCGAGCGCTTTGAGCTTGCTCAGCTTTTCTCCTTCCAGTTCCGCGCTTTTCATCGGCCGCCCGATTAAAAGTCGTTTAAATCGGCTGATCATACAAGTGGTTCCTCTCTTCTTCCCTTGAGGTGAGAAATGCTCGAAATGCCAAGGTTTTCTTTATATTATCCCAAATGAACAGAATCCATTATAACAGAAATGCCGCATGTTGGAAGAAGCGGAAACAGGCGAAAAACGCAGGTATTGAAGGCTTTTGCCGGGATGGTATACTGAGAAGGGACATATTGGCATCAGGTACGAATTTGGCGAAGCAGGAGATGAGAAAATCGCATGTCAACCATCATGAAATGGGACGGGCATACCCATACGAAATTTTGCTACCACGGCAGCGATGCGCCGTCGGAGCAGTACGTGGACCGCGCCATCGAGCTGGGCTTTACGCGATATACGATCAGCGAGCACCCGCCGCTTCCGGCCGGCTGGATTCAAGATCCGAAGCTGATGCGCGAGCTGGCGATGCCGAGCGAGGAGCTTCCTCTCTACATCGCGCACGCACAGTCGATTAAGCGGCGGTATGAAGGCCGGATCGACATCGCCGTCGGCTTGGAGCTCGATTACCTGCAAGGCGCGCTGCCGTTTACGGAAGCGATCGTCGCGCAGTACGAGAAGCAGCTGGAGGATGTTGTCTATTCGGTTCATTACTTGCCGGGCAAGGACGGCGTTATGTATTGCGTTGATTATACGGCGGACGATTTTGCGGCGAACTTGTTGAGCTATTACGGCTCGATGGAGAAAGTCGTCGACGAATATTACAACCATGTGGAGGCGGCAATCGCTTTTGCCGCGAAGCTTCCGATGCGCAAACGGATCGGCCATATCAACCTGATCGAGAAATTCTCGCTCAAACTTCCGCCGATCGACGAGGCGCAGATCCGGAGCAGATTGACCGCGATTTTACCGCTGCTGAAGCAGGGCGGCGTCGGCATCGACGTCAATACGGCGGGACTTCGCGTGCCGAGCTGCGGCAAGCCCTACGTGCCGGAATGGTTCATGCAGGCATGCGCCGAAGAAGGCGTCCAGCTTGTTTACGGCTCGGACGCGCACCGTCCCGACCACGTGGGAACGGGCTGGGATTGGTTCGAAGCCCAGCTGAAGCGGGTATAGCTTAGCGTGCAGGATGTGCCGACGGTCAGCCGCTGCGGCACGTGAGGTCAGCCCCGGCGAAAGCCGGGTTTTGCTTTATATTTAGTTTCTGTAACGACAGTCAATACCGTAGCGTTGGGCGTATAGATAAGCAAAGGGGCCATTGCAGCGCTTTAACAGCGGCGGCGACTGAGGTCTCTTCATCCTAATTCCATGCACAAAGAAGGATTGACGCTTATGGGAGAAACGGTTGCAC
It includes:
- a CDS encoding APC family permease, producing the protein MISRFKRLLIGRPMKSAELEGEKLSKLKALAVLSSDALSSVAYGTEQILLVLMAAGFAAVWYSIPISIAVLGLLLILIISYRQTIFAYPKGGGAYVVAKDNLGVSTGLLAGGSLLVDYILTVAVSSSAGTDAITSAFPSLHDHRVMIALIMIVFLTVMNLRGIGESASVLAYPVYLFVAAIFVLIIGGVFKLLTGGVHADVPELGTAVSNISLFMLLKAFSSGCSALTGVEAVSNAIPNFKKPAERNAAMTLIMMGAILGSMFIGISLLAYWYGIVPSATETVVSQIANATFGRGVVYYAIQGVTALILFLAANTAYSAFPLLAFMLAKDKYMPHAFMVRGDRLGFSNGIIFLGVLSALLVVAFHGDTENLIPLYAVGVFIPFTLSQLGMMVRWIKLKPANWIVGLIVNTIGMLTTLIITLIFIFTKFSQVWMVFIFLPIVIFGFFKINRHYQNTADELRIDIEHEKPAFKGSTIVVPVAGITKVVLQSISYAKSLTDNVVAVYVGFDEEEIERLEKKWEEWNPGVRLIVLRSSYRSIIRPLVRFIETVEWKTQETDHITVLIPQFITKHWWHNALHNQSSLLLRAYLFTQKDVVIATVPYRLHR
- the hisJ gene encoding histidinol-phosphatase HisJ, producing the protein MSTIMKWDGHTHTKFCYHGSDAPSEQYVDRAIELGFTRYTISEHPPLPAGWIQDPKLMRELAMPSEELPLYIAHAQSIKRRYEGRIDIAVGLELDYLQGALPFTEAIVAQYEKQLEDVVYSVHYLPGKDGVMYCVDYTADDFAANLLSYYGSMEKVVDEYYNHVEAAIAFAAKLPMRKRIGHINLIEKFSLKLPPIDEAQIRSRLTAILPLLKQGGVGIDVNTAGLRVPSCGKPYVPEWFMQACAEEGVQLVYGSDAHRPDHVGTGWDWFEAQLKRV